In Neomonachus schauinslandi chromosome 6, ASM220157v2, whole genome shotgun sequence, a genomic segment contains:
- the IGSF8 gene encoding immunoglobulin superfamily member 8 — protein MGPLGPLPPLLLLMLGVQCFAREVLVPQGPLYRVAGTAISISCNVSSYEGPAQQNFEWFFYRPEAPEAALGIVSTRDTGFSYAVFGPRVAAGEVQVQRLQGDAVVLKIARLQAQDAGIYECYTPSTDARYLGSYSGKVELRVLPDALQVSATPPGPRGRQAPTSPPRLTVHEGQELALGCVARTSTQEHTHLAVSFGRAVPEAPVGRATLQEVVGLRPDLAVEAGAPYAERLAAGELRLSKEGAERYRMVVGGAQAEDAGTYHCTAAEWIQDPDGSWAQIAEKRAVLAHVDVQTLSSQLAVAVGPGERRIGPGEPLELLCNVSGALPPPGRHAAYSVGWEMAPAGAPGPGRLVAQLDTEGVGSLGPGYEGRHIAMEKVASRTYRLRLGAARPGDAGTYRCLAKAYVRGSGARLREAASARSRPLPVHVREEGVVLEAVAWLAGGTVYRGETASLLCNISVRGGPPGLRLAASWWVERPKDGELSSGPAQLVGGVGQDGVAELGVRPGGGPVSVELVGPRSHRLRLHDLGPEDEGVYHCAPSAWVQHADYSWYQAGSARSGPVTVYPYTHALDTLFVPLLVGAGVALVTGATVLGTITCCFMKRLRKR, from the exons ATGGGCCCCCTCGGTCCTTtgccgccgctgctgctgctaATGCTGG GAGTCCAGTGCTTTGCCCGGGAGGTGCTGGtcccccaggggcccctgtaCCGCGTGGCTGGCACGGCCATCTCCATCTCCTGCAATGTGAGCAGCTACGAGGGTCCTGCCCAGCAGAACTTCGAGTGGTTCTTCTACAGGCCTGAGGCCCCCGAGGCTGCGCTGGGCATTGTCAGTACCAGGGATACCGGGTTCTCTTATGCCGTCTTCGGGCCCCGCGTGGCAGCTGGTGAGGTGCAGGTGCAGCGTCTGCAGGGGGATGCCGTGGTGCTCAAGATTGCCCGCCTGCAGGCCCAGGATGCGGGCATTTATGAGTGCTATACGCCCTCCACTGATGCCCGTTACCTGGGCAGCTACAGCGGCAAGGTGGAGCTCAGAG TTCTTCCAGATGCGCTGCAGGTATCTGCTACCCCCCCAGGGCCCCGAGGCCGCCAGGCCCCGACGTCGCCCCCCCGGCTGACAGTGCACGAGGGGCAGGAGCTGGCCCTGGGCTGCGTGGCGCGGACCAGCACGCAGGAACACACACACCTGGCGGTGTCCTTCGGGAGAGCGGTGCCCGAGGCGCCAGTGGGGCGAGCCACTCTGCAGGAAGTGGTGGGGCTCCGGCCGGACTTGGCCGTGGAGGCTGGGGCTCCCTATGCCGAGCGGCTGGCTGCAGGGGAGCTGCGGCTGAGCAAGGAGGGGGCTGAGCGGTACCGCATGGTGGTGGGGGGAGCCCAGGCGGAGGACGCGGGCACCTACCACTGCACGGCGGCCGAGTGGATTCAGGATCCCGATGGCAGCTGGGCCCAGATCGCGGAGAAGAGAGCGGTCCTGGCCCACGTGGACGTGCAGACGCTGT CCAGCCAGCTGGCAGTGGCAGTGGGGCCTGGGGAGCGTCGGATCGGCCCAGGGGAACCCTTGGAACTGCTGTGCAACGTGTCAGGGGCCCTGCCCCCGCCGGGCCGCCACGCCGCCTACTCCGTGGGCTGGGAGATGGCCCCCGCGGGGGCGCCGGGGCCTGGCCGCCTGGTAGCCCAGCTGGACACAGAGGGTGTGGGCAGCCTGGGCCCTGGCTACGAGGGCCGGCACATTGCCATGGAGAAGGTGGCGTCCAGAACCTACCGCCTCCGGCTGGGGGCTGCCAGGCCCGGTGATGCGGGCACCTACCGCTGCCTTGCCAAGGCCTACGTCCGAGGGTCTGGGGCTCGGCTTCGAGAAGCAGCCAGTGCCCGCTCCCGGCCGCTCCCCGTGCACGTGCGGGAGGAAG GCGTGGTGCTGGAGGCCGTGGCGTGGCTGGCGGGAGGCACCGTGTACCGTGGGGAgacggcctccctgctctgcaacaTCTCGGTGCGGGGCGGCCCCCCAGGGCTGCGGCTGGCCGCCAGCTGGTGGGTGGAGCGGCCCAAGGACGGGGAGCTGAGCTCTGGCCCTGCCCAGCTGGTGGGCGGCGTGGGCCAGGACGGTGTGGCGGAGCTGGGGGTCCGGCCTGGAGGAGGCCCTGTCAGCGTGGAGCTGGTGGGGCCCCGAAGCCATCGGCTGCGGCTGCATGACTTGGGGCCCGAGGACGAAGGCGTGTACCACTGCGCCCCCAGCGCCTGGGTGCAGCACGCCGACTACAGCTGGTACCAGGCAGGCAGTGCCCGCTCGGGGCCCGTCACGGTGTATCCCTACACGCACG CCCTGGACACCCTGTTTGTGCCCCTGCTGGTGGGTGCTGGGGTCGCCCTAGTCACCGGCGCCACCGTCCTTGGCACCATCACCTGCTGCTTCATGAAGAGGCTGCGAAAACGGTGA
- the ATP1A2 gene encoding sodium/potassium-transporting ATPase subunit alpha-2 produces MGHGAGREYSPAATTAENGGGKKKQKEKELDELKKEVAMDDHKLSLDELGRKYQVDLSKGLTNQRAQDILARDGPNALTPPPTTPEWVKFCRQLFGGFSILLWIGAILCFLAYGIQAAMEDEPSNDNLYLGVVLAAVVIVTGCFSYYQEAKSSKIMDSFKNMVPQQALVVREGEKMQINAEEVVVGDLVEVKGGDRVPADLRIISSHGCKVDNSSLTGESEPQTRSPEFTHENPLETRNICFFSTNCVEGTARGIVIATGDRTVMGRIATLASGLEVGRTPIAMEIEHFIQLITGVAVFLGVSFFVLSLILGYSWLEAVIFLIGIIVANVPEGLLATVTVCLTLTAKRMARKNCLVKNLEAVETLGSTSTICSDKTGTLTQNRMTVAHMWFDNQIHEADTTEDQSGATFDKRSPTWTALSRIAGLCNRAVFKAGQENISVSKRDTAGDASESALLKCIELSCGSVRKMRDRNPKVAEIPFNSTNKYQLSIHEREDSPQSHVLVMKGAPERILDRCSTILVQGKEIPLDKEMQDAFQNAYMELGGLGERVLGFCQLNLPSGKFPRGFKFDTDELNFPTEKLCFVGLMSMIDPPRAAVPDAVGKCRSAGIKVIMVTGDHPITAKAIAKGVGIISEGNETVEDIAARLNIPVSQVNPREAKACVVHGSDLKDMTAEQLDEILKNHTEIVFARTSPQQKLIIVEGCQRQGAIVAVTGDGVNDSPALKKADIGIAMGISGSDVSKQAADMILLDDNFASIVTGVEEGRLIFDNLKKSIAYTLTSNIPEITPFLLFIIANIPLPLGTVTILCIDLGTDMVPAISLAYEAAESDIMKRQPRNPQTDKLVNERLISMAYGQIGMIQALGGFFTYFVILAENGFLPSRLLGIRLDWDDRSMNDLEDSYGQEWVRGVVEFTCHTAFFASIVVVQWADLIICKTRRNSVFQQGMKNKILIFGLLEETALAAFLSYCPGMGVALRMYPLKVTWWFCAFPYSLLIFLYDEVRKLILRRYPGGWVEKETYY; encoded by the exons atgggccatgGG GCCGGCCGTGAGTACTCGCCTGCAGCCACCACTGCAGAGAATGGGGGCGGCaagaagaagcagaaggagaaggaactGGATGAGCTGAAGAAGGAGGTGGCCATG GACGACCACAAGCTGTCCTTGGATGAGCTGGGCCGCAAATACCAAGTGGACCTATCCAAG GGCCTCACCAACCAGCGGGCCCAGGACATTCTGGCTCGGGATGGGCCCAATGCCCTCACCCCGCCCCCGACAACCCCTGAGTGGGTCAAGTTCTGTCGCCAGCTTTTCGGGGGCTTCTCCATCCTGCTGTGGATCGGGGCCATCCTCTGCTTCTTGGCCTACGGCATCCAGGCTGCCATGGAGGATGAACCATCCAACGACAAC ctCTATCTGGGCGTGGTGCTGGCAGCTGTGGTCATCGTCACCGGCTGCTTCTCCTACTATCAGGAGGCCAAGAGCTCCAAGATCATGGATTCCTTCAAGAACATGGTGCCTCAG caAGCCCTTGTGGTGCGGGAAGGAGAGAAGATGCAGATCAACgcagaggaggtggtggtgggagatCTGGTGGAGGTGAAGGGAGGGGACCGCGTGCCGGCAGACCTCCGGATCATCTCTTCTCATGGCTGCAAG GTGGATAACTCATCTCTAACGGGCGAGTCAGAGCCCCAGACCCGCTCCCCCGAGTTCACCCATGAGAACCCCCTGGAGACCCGCAACATCTGCTTCTTCTCTACCAACTGTGTGGAAG GCACGGCCAGGGGCATCGTGATCGCCACAGGTGACCGGACGGTGATGGGCCGCATTGCCACCCTGGCCTCGGGCCTGGAGGTGGGGCGGACGCCCATCGCCATGGAGATCGAGCACTTCATCCAGCTGATCACAGGCGTGGCCGTGTTCCTGGGGGTCTCTTTCTTCGTGCTCTCCCTCATCCTGGGCTACAGCTGGCTGGAGGCTGTCATCTTCCTCATCGGTATCATCGTGGCCAATGTGCCCGAGGGGCTGCTGGCCACCGTCACC gtGTGTCTGACCCTGACCGCCAAGCGCATGGCGCGGAAGAACTGCCTGGTGAAGAATCTGGAGGCAGTGGAGACGCTGGGCTCCACCTCCACCATCTGCTCCGACAAGACGGGCACCCTCACCCAGAACCGCATGACCGTCGCCCACATGTGGTTCGACAACCAGATCCACGAAGCTGACACCACGGAAGATCAGTCTG gGGCCACTTTCGACAAACGGTCTCCCACGTGGACGGCCCTGTCTCGGATCGCCGGTCTCTGCAACCGTGCTGTCTTCAAGGCCGGGCAGGAGAACATCTCTGTGTCTAAG CGGGACACGGCCGGCGACGCCTCTGAGTCAGCTCTGCTCAAGTGCATCGAGCTGTCCTGCGGCTCCGTGAGGAAGATGAGGGACAGAAACCCCAAGGTGGCGGAGATTCCTTTCAATTCTACCAACAAGTACCAG CTGTCCATCCATGAGCGAGAAGACAGCCCCCAGAGCCACGTGCTGGTGATGAAGGGGGCCCCGGAGCGCATCCTGGACCGCTGCTCCACCATCCTGGTGCAGGGCAAGGAGATCCCTCTGGACAAGGAGATGCAAGATGCCTTTCAGAACGCCTACATGGAGCTGGGCGGGCTGGGGGAGCGTGTGCTGG GGTTTTGTCAACTGAATCTGCCCTCTGGGAAGTTTCCTCGGGGCTTCAAGTTTGACACGGACGAGCTGAACTTCCCCACGGAGAAGCTCTGCTTCGTGGGGCTCATGTCCATGATCGACCCTCCCCGGGCTGCCGTGCCAGACGCCGTGGGCAAGTGCCGCAGTGCCGGCATCAAG GTGATCATGGTGACCGGGGACCACCCCATCACAGCCAAGGCCATCGCCAAGGGTGTGGGCATTATATCAGAAGGCAACGAGACCGTGGAGGACATTGCAGCCCGGCTCAACATTCCCGTCAGCCAGGTCAACCCCAG AGAAGCCAAGGCGTGCGTGGTGCACGGCTCCGACCTGAAGGACATGACGGCGGAGCAGCTGGACGAGATCCTCAAGAACCACACGGAGATCGTGTTCGCGCGGACGTCCCCGCAGCAGAAGCTCATCATCGTGGAGGGCTGTCAGAGGCAG GGGGCCATTGTGGCGGTGACCGGGGACGGCGTGAACGACTCCCCCGCGCTGAAGAAGGCTGACATTGGCATCGCCATGGGCATCTCGGGCTCTGACGTGTCGAAGCAGGCCGCCGACATGATCCTGCTGGACGACAACTTCGCCTCCATCGTCACGGGcgtggaggagg GCCGCCTCATCTTCGACAACCTGAAGAAATCCATCGCGTACACCCTGACCAGCAACATCCCCGAGATCACCCCCTTCCTGCTCTTCATCATCGCCAACATCCCCCTGCCTCTGGGCACCGTGACCATCCTCTGCATTGACCTGGGCACTGACATG GTCCCCGCCATCTCCTTGGCCTACGAGGCAGCAGAGAGCGACATCATGAAGCGACAGCCGAGGAACCCCCAGACGGACAAGCTGGTGAATGAGAGGCTCATCAGCATGGCCTACGGACAGATCG ggATGATCCAGGCGCTGGGGGGCTTCTTCACCTACTTCGTCATCCTGGCGGAGAATGGTTTCCTGCCGTCGAGGCTGCTGGGAATCCGCCTGGACTGGGATGACCGGTCCATGAACGATCTGGAGGACAGCTACGGGCAAGAGTGGGTGCGTGGG gtGGTGGAGTTCACCTGCCACACAGCCTTCTTTGCCAGCATTGTGGTCGTGCAGTGGGCCGACCTCATCATCTGCAAGACCCGGCGCAACTCAGTCTTCCAGCAGGGCATGAA gAACAAGATTCTGATTTTTGGGCTGCTGGAGGAGACGGCCCTGGCGGCCTTCCTGTCCTACTGCCCCGGCATGGGGGTGGCCCTCCGCATGTACCCGCTCAA GGTCACCTGGTGGTTCTGCGCCTTCCCCTACAGCCTCCTCATCTTCCTCTATGACGAGGTCCGGAAGCTCATCCTGCGACGGTACCCCGGCG GCTGGGTGGAGAAGGAGACGTATTACTGA